The following coding sequences lie in one Cannabis sativa cultivar Pink pepper isolate KNU-18-1 chromosome 5, ASM2916894v1, whole genome shotgun sequence genomic window:
- the LOC115716509 gene encoding silicon efflux transporter LSI2-like isoform X2 — protein sequence MIIFKVITPDQAYDAIDLSVLGLLFGTMVVGIYLEKADMFKYIGQLLSWKSQGPKDVLCRICIISALSSALFTNDTSCIVLTEFVLRTAKQSNVPPHPFLLALASSANIGSAATPIGNPQNLVIAIQSKISFGQFLLGLLPAMLVGVTVNMSILLCMYWRVLSSNKDEEIALEEGTLEETQTSRSHEITSNCSEDSPVSEVEKEVNSLSLSGGQGDLEEVGNICSTSTASSRELESATNLAGSSSTEQMAGGDSSSQSLEGKNGTDQFTKETKEVILPVFTKEKRGVTKEWRRFAWKTCVYLVTAGMLIALLMGLNMSWTVITASLLLIVIDFKDAGPCLEKVSYSLLLLFCGMFITVEGFNKTGIPTTLWNMIKPYSEIDHVSGMVVLSLAILVLSNLASNVPTVLLLGGRVAAMAAAISPHEVKKSWLILGWVSTVAGNLSLPGSAANLIVCEQARRAPSFKYTLSFWTHLKFGLPSTIIVTAIGLTLIRG from the exons ATGATCATCTTTAAGGTCATCACTCCAGATCAAGCATATGATGCCATTGATCTCTCAGTCCTTGGACTTCTTTTTGGAACTATGGTTGTTGGTATCTATCTTGAGAAAGCTGACATGTTTAAGTATATCGGTCAATTGCTTTCATGGAAGTCTCAAGGTCCAAAGGATGTGCTTTGCAGAATCTGCATAATTTCTGCTCTGTCAAGTGCATTGTTTACTAATGACACCAGTTGCATTGTCCTAACAGAGTTTGTTTTGAGAACCGCAAAGCAAAGTAATGTTCCACCCCATCCTTTCTTGCTGGCCTTGGCCTCAAGTGCAAACATCGGCTCGGCTGCAACTCCTATCGGCAATCCACAAAACTTGGTGATTGCCATACAAAGCAAAATTTCTTTCGGACAATTTCTATTGGGACTCCTCCCTGCCATGCTAGTTGGTGTCACTGTCAATATGTCAATTCTCTTATGCATGTATTGGAGGGTCTTGTCTTCTAACAAAGACGAGGAAATCGCTTTGGAAGAAGGAACTCTTGAGGAAACTCAAACTTCTCGATCACATGAAATTACTTCAAATTGCTCTGAAGACAGTCCTGTTTCAGAAGTTGAGAAGGAAGTAAACTCGCTAAGTTTAAGTGGTGGACAAGGTGATTTAGAAGAAGTTGGCAATATCTGCTCAACTTCAACTGCTTCAAGCAGAGAGCTCGAGTCTGCAACGAACCTTGCTGGTTCAAGTTCAACTGAACAAATGGCAGGTGGCGACTCATCTTCCCAATCTTTGGAGGGAAAGAATGGAACAGATCAGTTTACAAAAGAGACAAAAGAAGTTATTCTACCCGTGTTTACTAAAGAAAAGAGAGGTGTGACTAAAGAATGGAGAAGATTTGCATGGAAGACGTGTGTTTACCTCGTCACTGCTGGTATGCTGATTGCGCTACTGATGGGTTTGAACATGTCTTGGACTGTGATTACAGCATCTCTTCTCCTTATTGTCATTGATTTCAAAGATGCCGGGCCGTGCCTTGAAAAG GTTTCCTACTCTCTCTTGCTACTCTTTTGTGGAATGTTCATCACTGTTGAAGGATTTAACAAAACTGGAATACCAACCACTCTCTGGAACATGATAAAGCCTTATTCTGAGATTGATCATGTTTCAGGAATGGTAGTACTTTCCCTTGCCATACTTGTCCTCTCAAATCTTGCTTCAAATGTACCAACTG TTCTTCTACTTGGAGGAAGAGTAGCAGCCATGGCAGCAGCCATATCGCCACATGAAGTGAAAAAATCATGGCTTATCTTGGGGTGGGTGAGCACAGTTGCTGGAAACTTGTCCCTACCTGGTTCGGCTGCTAATCTAATCGTGTGTGAGCAAGCCCGTCGAGCTCCATCTTTCAAGTACACACTCTCTTTCTGGACTCATCTCAAGTTTGGTCTTCCATCCACAATCATTGTGACAGCTATTGGCCTGACCCTCATAAGGGGTTGA
- the LOC115716509 gene encoding silicon efflux transporter LSI2-like isoform X1 — MALELASTDKVVLGSISFVIFWVLAVFPSLPLLPIGRTAGSLLGAILMIIFKVITPDQAYDAIDLSVLGLLFGTMVVGIYLEKADMFKYIGQLLSWKSQGPKDVLCRICIISALSSALFTNDTSCIVLTEFVLRTAKQSNVPPHPFLLALASSANIGSAATPIGNPQNLVIAIQSKISFGQFLLGLLPAMLVGVTVNMSILLCMYWRVLSSNKDEEIALEEGTLEETQTSRSHEITSNCSEDSPVSEVEKEVNSLSLSGGQGDLEEVGNICSTSTASSRELESATNLAGSSSTEQMAGGDSSSQSLEGKNGTDQFTKETKEVILPVFTKEKRGVTKEWRRFAWKTCVYLVTAGMLIALLMGLNMSWTVITASLLLIVIDFKDAGPCLEKVSYSLLLLFCGMFITVEGFNKTGIPTTLWNMIKPYSEIDHVSGMVVLSLAILVLSNLASNVPTVLLLGGRVAAMAAAISPHEVKKSWLILGWVSTVAGNLSLPGSAANLIVCEQARRAPSFKYTLSFWTHLKFGLPSTIIVTAIGLTLIRG, encoded by the exons ATGGCGTTAGAGTTAGCGTCTACCGACAAGGTAGTGCTAGGTTCGATTTCATTTGTAATTTTCTGGGTCTTGGCAGTATTCCCTTCACTTCCATTACTGCCTATAGGAAGAACAGCAGGATCCCTCCTTGGAGCCATACTTATGATCATCTTTAAGGTCATCACTCCAGATCAAGCATATGATGCCATTGATCTCTCAGTCCTTGGACTTCTTTTTGGAACTATGGTTGTTGGTATCTATCTTGAGAAAGCTGACATGTTTAAGTATATCGGTCAATTGCTTTCATGGAAGTCTCAAGGTCCAAAGGATGTGCTTTGCAGAATCTGCATAATTTCTGCTCTGTCAAGTGCATTGTTTACTAATGACACCAGTTGCATTGTCCTAACAGAGTTTGTTTTGAGAACCGCAAAGCAAAGTAATGTTCCACCCCATCCTTTCTTGCTGGCCTTGGCCTCAAGTGCAAACATCGGCTCGGCTGCAACTCCTATCGGCAATCCACAAAACTTGGTGATTGCCATACAAAGCAAAATTTCTTTCGGACAATTTCTATTGGGACTCCTCCCTGCCATGCTAGTTGGTGTCACTGTCAATATGTCAATTCTCTTATGCATGTATTGGAGGGTCTTGTCTTCTAACAAAGACGAGGAAATCGCTTTGGAAGAAGGAACTCTTGAGGAAACTCAAACTTCTCGATCACATGAAATTACTTCAAATTGCTCTGAAGACAGTCCTGTTTCAGAAGTTGAGAAGGAAGTAAACTCGCTAAGTTTAAGTGGTGGACAAGGTGATTTAGAAGAAGTTGGCAATATCTGCTCAACTTCAACTGCTTCAAGCAGAGAGCTCGAGTCTGCAACGAACCTTGCTGGTTCAAGTTCAACTGAACAAATGGCAGGTGGCGACTCATCTTCCCAATCTTTGGAGGGAAAGAATGGAACAGATCAGTTTACAAAAGAGACAAAAGAAGTTATTCTACCCGTGTTTACTAAAGAAAAGAGAGGTGTGACTAAAGAATGGAGAAGATTTGCATGGAAGACGTGTGTTTACCTCGTCACTGCTGGTATGCTGATTGCGCTACTGATGGGTTTGAACATGTCTTGGACTGTGATTACAGCATCTCTTCTCCTTATTGTCATTGATTTCAAAGATGCCGGGCCGTGCCTTGAAAAG GTTTCCTACTCTCTCTTGCTACTCTTTTGTGGAATGTTCATCACTGTTGAAGGATTTAACAAAACTGGAATACCAACCACTCTCTGGAACATGATAAAGCCTTATTCTGAGATTGATCATGTTTCAGGAATGGTAGTACTTTCCCTTGCCATACTTGTCCTCTCAAATCTTGCTTCAAATGTACCAACTG TTCTTCTACTTGGAGGAAGAGTAGCAGCCATGGCAGCAGCCATATCGCCACATGAAGTGAAAAAATCATGGCTTATCTTGGGGTGGGTGAGCACAGTTGCTGGAAACTTGTCCCTACCTGGTTCGGCTGCTAATCTAATCGTGTGTGAGCAAGCCCGTCGAGCTCCATCTTTCAAGTACACACTCTCTTTCTGGACTCATCTCAAGTTTGGTCTTCCATCCACAATCATTGTGACAGCTATTGGCCTGACCCTCATAAGGGGTTGA
- the LOC115716510 gene encoding BTB/POZ domain-containing protein At5g41330: MPPFEGLASPPYSSESNIVTIDVGGQLFQTTKQTLALAGPNSLFGRISDSSSRQGVPFVDRDPDLFSVLLSLLRTGNLPSKAKAFDVQDLIFESQFYGIDNLLVNSVSNPSQFEAFNLEKSMVLALNGRDSPSVIASTPFGSLHVAHGSKITSFDWSLRKKNTILTQFTAVDSMLAISPSVVAAGATDFSGLQILDLENGFVKHSLNWENVTRSSSTVQAIGSSPELLFVSFESGRRNSNSIMVYDLNTLSPVTEIGHCEIYGAELNSAIPSTKLSWVQGRNLLMASGSHSGPSGVSGDIKFWDIRSGNVIWDLKESVDCFSDITVSDDLSAMFKVGVNSGEVFFSDLRNLGAENPWVCLGDKRRGFINGKKEGVGYKIESHGSQVFCSKGGDIELWSEIAMSSKKRIEEDGLEERVFRKNLMGKVKDMGGNKITNLGFGGNKMFVTRKDQQTVEVWQSSSRGF; the protein is encoded by the coding sequence ATGCCTCCTTTTGAAGGTTTAGCTTCTCCTCCGTACAGTTCAGAGTCTAACATAGTCACCATTGATGTGGGTGGCCAGCTCTTTCAGACAACAAAGCAAACCCTTGCTCTCGCCGGACCCAACTCCCTCTTCGGTAGAATCTCCGATTCATCTTCTCGGCAAGGTGTTCCGTTCGTTGATCGAGACCCCGACTTGTTTTCCGTTCTACTTTCGCTTCTCCGAACTGGCAATCTTCCGTCTAAAGCCAAAGCTTTCGATGTCCAAGACCTAATATTCGAATCCCAATTCTATGGTATCGATAACCTTTTGGTCAATTCAGTATCGAACCCGTCTCAGTTTGAAGCCTTTAATCTCGAGAAATCCATGGTTTTGGCCTTGAACGGCCGTGATTCTCCCTCAGTCATCGCCTCAACACCGTTCGGATCGCTCCACGTGGCTCACGGCAGCAAGATCACGTCTTTCGATTGGTCTCTGAGGAAGAAAAATACCATCCTGACTCAATTCACGGCAGTCGATTCTATGCTGGCGATTTCTCCGTCGGTGGTGGCCGCCGGAGCTACGGATTTCTCAGGGCTCCAGATTCTCGATCTCGAAAATGGGTTCGTGAAACATAGTTTGAATTGGGAGAATGTGACTCGGTCTAGCTCAACGGTTCAAGCAATTGGTTCTTCTCCTGAGTTACTTTTCGTTAGTTTCGAATCGGGTCGTAGGAACTCGAATTCAATTATGGTTTATGATTTGAATACCTTGAGTCCAGTTACTGAGATTGGTCATTGTGAGATTTATGGTGCGGAGCTCAACTCAGCTATTCCATCGACAAAGTTGAGTTGGGTTCAGGGTAGGAATTTGTTAATGGCTTCTGGGTCTCATAGTGGCCCTTCAGGAGTTTCAGGGGACATAAAGTTTTGGGATATTCGTTCTGGTAATGTGATTTGGGATCTGAAAGAGAGCGTTGATTGCTTCTCAGATATCACAGTTTCAGATGACTTGTCTGCTATGTTCAAGGTGGGTGTGAATTCAGGTGAAGTGTTCTTTTCTGATTTGAGAAACTTAGGAGCTGAGAATCCATGGGTTTGTCTTGGGGACAAGAGAAGAGGATTTATTAATGGGAAGAAGGAAGGCGTTGGTTACAAGATTGAAAGCCATGGAAGTCAAGTGTTTTGCAGCAAAGGAGGAGATATTGAGCTCTGGTCAGAAATAGCTATGAGCTCTAAAAAGAGAATTGAAGAAGATGGGTTGGAAGAGAGAGTGTTTAGGAAGAATTTGATGGGGAAAGTGAAGGACATGGGTGGTAACAAGATAACCAATTTGGGATTTGGAGGGAACAAAATGTTTGTCACCAGAAAAGACCAACAAACTGTTGAGGTTTGGCAAAGTTCATCTAGAGGATTTTGA